In the Streptomyces formicae genome, one interval contains:
- a CDS encoding sec-independent translocase, with protein sequence MFNDIGALEIVTLVVLAVLIFGPDKLPKVIQDVSRTIRKIREFSDSAKADIREELGPEFKDFEFEDLNPKKFIRKQLDNDELGLKEIRNGFDLKKEMNEVADAVHGRESDSSDDSDDSSEAPAALSKGARVDMLKKPAEPKKLDAGDRPPFDADAT encoded by the coding sequence GTGTTCAATGACATTGGCGCACTCGAGATAGTGACGCTGGTCGTCCTCGCCGTGCTCATTTTCGGTCCCGACAAGCTGCCGAAGGTCATTCAGGACGTCTCCCGCACGATCCGCAAGATCCGCGAGTTCTCCGACAGCGCGAAGGCGGACATAAGGGAAGAGCTGGGCCCGGAGTTCAAGGACTTCGAGTTCGAGGACCTGAACCCGAAGAAGTTCATCCGCAAGCAGCTCGACAACGACGAGCTCGGGCTCAAGGAAATCCGCAACGGCTTCGACCTGAAGAAGGAGATGAACGAGGTCGCGGACGCCGTGCACGGCCGCGAGAGCGATTCCTCGGACGACTCCGACGACTCCTCGGAGGCGCCCGCCGCGCTCTCCAAGGGGGCCCGCGTCGACATGCTGAAGAAGCCCGCGGAGCCCAAGAAGCTCGACGCGGGGGACCGCCCGCCTTTCGACGCGGACGCCACCTGA
- the dapE gene encoding succinyl-diaminopimelate desuccinylase, with product MTDTPLDLTLDAAELTARLVDFPSPSGSEKGLADAIETALRALPHLTVDRYGNNVVARTDLGRAERVILAGHIDTVPIADNVPSRLDDDGVLWGCGTCDMKSGVAVQLRIAQTVTEPNRDLTFVFYDNEEVAAHLNGLGHVAEAHPDWLAGDFAILLEPTDGLVEGGCQGTLRVLLKTKGERAHSARAWMGSNAIHAATPILQKLAAYEPRTPVVEGLRFHEGLNAVRIEGGVATNVIPDECTVTVNFRYAPDRSEEEALAFVRDYFADCGVEEFIVDDHTGAARPGLTHPAAAAFVAAVGGEARPKFGWTDVARFSRLGVPAVNYSPGNPLLAHKVDERVEAKRIPEAEERLRGWLTA from the coding sequence ATGACCGATACGCCGCTTGACCTCACGTTGGACGCCGCGGAGCTGACCGCGAGGCTGGTCGACTTCCCGTCCCCGAGCGGGTCCGAGAAGGGGCTCGCCGACGCCATCGAGACGGCCCTGCGCGCCCTGCCGCACCTCACCGTGGACCGGTACGGCAACAACGTGGTGGCCCGCACGGACCTGGGCCGCGCGGAGCGGGTCATCCTCGCCGGGCACATCGACACGGTGCCGATCGCGGACAACGTGCCCTCGCGCCTGGACGACGACGGCGTCCTGTGGGGCTGCGGCACCTGCGACATGAAGTCGGGCGTCGCCGTCCAGCTGCGCATCGCGCAGACGGTGACCGAACCCAACCGCGACCTCACCTTCGTCTTCTACGACAACGAAGAGGTGGCCGCGCACCTGAACGGCCTCGGGCACGTCGCCGAGGCCCACCCCGACTGGCTCGCCGGTGACTTCGCGATCCTCCTGGAGCCGACCGACGGCCTGGTCGAGGGCGGCTGCCAGGGCACGCTCCGGGTGCTCCTGAAGACCAAGGGCGAGCGGGCGCACTCCGCACGCGCGTGGATGGGCTCCAACGCCATCCACGCCGCGACGCCCATCCTCCAGAAGCTCGCCGCGTACGAGCCCCGCACGCCGGTCGTCGAGGGCCTCCGGTTCCACGAGGGGCTCAACGCCGTCCGCATCGAGGGCGGCGTCGCCACCAACGTCATCCCCGACGAGTGCACCGTCACCGTCAACTTCCGCTACGCGCCGGACCGCAGCGAGGAGGAGGCGCTCGCCTTCGTGCGCGACTACTTCGCGGACTGCGGCGTCGAGGAGTTCATCGTCGACGACCACACCGGCGCGGCCCGGCCCGGACTGACGCACCCGGCCGCCGCCGCGTTCGTCGCGGCCGTCGGCGGCGAGGCCCGCCCCAAGTTCGGCTGGACGGACGTGGCGCGCTTCAGCAGGCTCGGCGTGCCCGCGGTCAACTACAGCCCCGGCAACCCGCTGCTCGCCCACAAGGTCGACGAGCGCGTCGAGGCCAAGCGGATCCCGGAAGCGGAGGAGCGGCTGCGCGGCTGGCTGACGGCGTGA
- the folP gene encoding dihydropteroate synthase, with product MLRLGRREFDAHEPVIMAIVNRTPDSFYDQGATFRDEPALARVEQAVAEGAAIIDIGGVKAGPGEEVTAQEEARRTVGFVAEVRRRFPDVVISVDTWRHDVGEAVCEAGADVLNDAWGGVDPKLAEVAARYGAGLVCTHAGGAEPRTRPHRITYDDVMADILRVTVGLAERAVELGVPRESVMIDPGHDFGKNTRHSLEATRRLGEMTETGWPVLVSLSNKDFVGETLDKPVKERVIGTLATTAVSAWLGAQVYRVHEVAETRQVLDMVATIAGHRAPAVARRGLA from the coding sequence ATGCTCAGGCTTGGCAGGCGCGAGTTCGACGCGCACGAGCCGGTGATCATGGCGATCGTCAACCGGACCCCGGACTCCTTCTACGACCAGGGGGCCACGTTCCGCGACGAGCCCGCGCTGGCCCGGGTGGAACAGGCGGTGGCCGAGGGCGCCGCCATCATCGACATCGGCGGGGTCAAGGCGGGACCCGGCGAGGAGGTGACCGCGCAGGAGGAGGCGCGCCGCACGGTCGGCTTCGTCGCGGAGGTGCGCAGGCGGTTCCCCGACGTGGTGATCAGCGTCGACACCTGGCGGCACGACGTGGGCGAGGCGGTCTGCGAGGCGGGCGCCGATGTGCTCAACGACGCCTGGGGCGGGGTGGATCCGAAGCTCGCGGAGGTCGCCGCGCGGTACGGGGCGGGCCTGGTGTGCACGCACGCGGGCGGCGCGGAGCCTCGGACGAGGCCGCACCGGATCACGTACGACGACGTGATGGCCGACATCCTGCGCGTGACGGTCGGCCTGGCCGAGCGCGCGGTGGAACTCGGCGTCCCGCGCGAGTCCGTGATGATCGACCCGGGGCACGACTTCGGCAAGAACACCCGGCACAGCCTGGAGGCCACCCGCAGGCTCGGCGAGATGACGGAGACGGGCTGGCCGGTCCTGGTCTCGCTCTCCAACAAGGACTTCGTGGGCGAGACCCTCGACAAGCCGGTCAAGGAGCGCGTGATCGGCACCCTGGCGACGACGGCGGTCTCGGCGTGGCTCGGCGCCCAGGTCTACCGCGTCCACGAGGTCGCCGAGACGAGGCAGGTCCTGGACATGGTGGCGACGATCGCGGGGCACCGGGCGCCTGCGGTGGCGCGGCGGGGGCTGGCCTGA
- a CDS encoding DivIVA domain-containing protein has translation MVLFLFLVIALVVVVGAVTLAVVGGGESGALPDAAPERFTDPLPEDRPLRRADVDEVRFPLTLRGYHMGEVDDVLGRLGAELAERDARIAELEAALAGAQATAVGGKDLFDGYEPRKAAGPDEQRQTGDDQ, from the coding sequence ATGGTCTTGTTCTTGTTCCTGGTCATCGCCCTCGTGGTGGTGGTCGGCGCGGTGACGCTCGCCGTGGTCGGCGGCGGCGAGAGCGGCGCGCTGCCCGATGCCGCGCCCGAGCGGTTCACCGACCCGCTCCCCGAGGACCGCCCGCTGCGCCGTGCCGACGTGGACGAGGTCCGCTTCCCGCTGACGCTGCGCGGCTACCACATGGGCGAGGTGGACGACGTGCTCGGCCGCCTCGGCGCCGAGCTCGCCGAGCGGGACGCCCGCATCGCCGAGCTGGAGGCGGCCCTGGCCGGGGCGCAGGCCACGGCGGTCGGCGGCAAGGACCTCTTCGACGGGTACGAACCGCGCAAGGCGGCGGGACCGGACGAGCAGCGGCAGACAGGGGACGACCAGTGA
- a CDS encoding DNA-3-methyladenine glycosylase I: MSTSDAVAGPDGGLRCPWGLSTEDYVAYHDDEWGRPVHGDDALYERLCLEAFQSGLSWITILRRREGFRTAFADFKIASVAEFTDADSARLLADPGIIRNRAKIEATLANARVLADWSDGELDSLIWSFAPDAASRKAPRKLSDVPAITEESTALSKALKKRGIRFVGPTTAYALMQACGLVNDHLADCVAREAAG; the protein is encoded by the coding sequence GTGAGCACGAGCGACGCCGTCGCGGGACCCGACGGGGGCCTGCGCTGCCCCTGGGGCCTGTCCACCGAGGACTACGTGGCGTACCACGACGACGAATGGGGCCGCCCGGTCCACGGCGACGACGCGCTGTACGAGCGGCTCTGCCTGGAGGCGTTCCAGTCGGGCCTGTCGTGGATCACGATCCTGCGGCGCCGCGAGGGCTTCCGGACCGCCTTCGCCGACTTCAAGATCGCCTCGGTCGCGGAGTTCACCGACGCGGACAGTGCGCGGCTCCTCGCCGACCCGGGGATCATCCGCAACCGCGCCAAGATCGAAGCGACCCTGGCCAACGCGCGCGTGCTCGCCGACTGGTCCGACGGCGAACTGGACTCCCTGATCTGGTCGTTCGCGCCGGACGCCGCCTCCCGCAAGGCGCCCAGGAAGCTCTCCGACGTGCCCGCGATCACCGAGGAGTCCACGGCCCTGTCCAAGGCCCTCAAGAAGCGCGGCATCCGCTTCGTCGGCCCCACCACGGCGTACGCCCTGATGCAGGCCTGCGGTCTGGTCAACGACCACCTCGCGGACTGCGTGGCCCGCGAGGCGGCGGGCTAG
- a CDS encoding TIGR00730 family Rossman fold protein translates to MSNPEGRKRPEEQRLGPVLRRRDKVQPGTTDQRLLDSDGPSEWVHTDPWRVLRIQSEFIEGFGTLAELPPAISVFGSARTAEDSPEYAAGVEIGKALVEAGFAVITGGGPGAMQAANQGAVEAKGTSVGLGIELPFEQGLNQYVDIGVNFRYFFVRKTMFVKYAQGFVVLPGGLGTLDELFEALTLVQTRKVTRFPIVLFGSEYWNGLIDWLKNTVIAQGKASEADLLLFHVTDDVDEAISLVTKEVGK, encoded by the coding sequence ATGAGCAACCCTGAGGGCAGGAAGCGTCCCGAGGAGCAGCGGCTCGGCCCGGTGCTGCGACGCAGGGACAAGGTCCAGCCCGGCACCACCGACCAGCGTCTCCTCGACTCCGACGGACCCTCCGAGTGGGTGCACACGGATCCCTGGAGAGTCCTGCGCATCCAGTCCGAGTTCATCGAGGGCTTCGGCACGCTCGCCGAACTCCCGCCCGCGATCAGCGTGTTCGGCTCGGCGCGCACCGCGGAGGACTCGCCCGAGTACGCGGCGGGCGTCGAGATCGGCAAGGCGCTCGTGGAGGCGGGCTTCGCGGTGATCACGGGCGGCGGTCCCGGCGCCATGCAGGCCGCCAACCAGGGCGCGGTCGAGGCCAAGGGCACGTCCGTCGGCCTCGGCATCGAGCTCCCCTTCGAGCAGGGCCTCAACCAGTACGTCGACATCGGCGTGAACTTCCGCTACTTCTTCGTCCGCAAGACGATGTTCGTGAAGTACGCCCAGGGCTTCGTGGTCCTGCCCGGCGGCCTCGGCACCCTGGACGAACTCTTCGAAGCGCTCACCCTCGTACAGACCCGCAAGGTCACGCGCTTCCCGATCGTCCTGTTCGGATCGGAGTACTGGAACGGCCTGATCGACTGGCTGAAGAACACGGTCATCGCCCAGGGCAAGGCATCGGAGGCGGACCTGCTCCTCTTCCACGTCACGGACGACGTGGACGAGGCGATCTCCTTGGTGACGAAGGAAGTCGGTAAGTAG
- a CDS encoding enoyl-CoA hydratase/isomerase family protein — MSDSVLYEVSDGLATITINRPDAMNAMNTEAKVALRDAARAAADDDAVRAVLLTATGRAFCVGQDLKEHIGFLMTDREAGTGQTMTTVKEHYNPIVRAIAGMPKPVVAGVNGVAAGAGFGFALAADYRVVADNAKFNTSFAGVALTADSGVSWTLPRVIGPGRAADLLLFPRNISAQEAYDLGIANKVVPAAELAEEAARVARTLAEGPTLAYGALKESLAYAAGHTLDEALDKEDELQSKAGQSEDHTIAVRAFIAKEKPEYLGR, encoded by the coding sequence ATGTCGGACAGCGTGCTCTACGAGGTGAGCGACGGACTCGCGACGATCACGATCAATCGCCCCGACGCGATGAACGCGATGAACACCGAGGCCAAGGTCGCCCTGCGCGACGCCGCGCGGGCCGCCGCCGACGACGACGCCGTGCGGGCCGTCCTGCTCACCGCGACCGGGCGCGCCTTCTGCGTGGGGCAGGACCTCAAGGAGCACATCGGGTTCCTGATGACCGACCGCGAGGCGGGCACGGGGCAGACGATGACCACCGTCAAGGAGCACTACAACCCCATCGTGCGGGCCATCGCCGGGATGCCGAAGCCCGTGGTCGCCGGGGTCAACGGAGTCGCCGCGGGCGCGGGATTCGGCTTCGCGCTCGCCGCCGACTACCGCGTGGTCGCGGACAACGCCAAGTTCAACACCTCCTTCGCCGGGGTCGCGCTGACCGCCGACTCGGGTGTCTCCTGGACGCTGCCGAGGGTGATCGGTCCCGGCAGGGCCGCCGACCTGCTGCTGTTCCCGCGGAACATCAGCGCGCAGGAGGCGTACGACCTGGGCATCGCCAACAAGGTCGTACCCGCCGCCGAGCTGGCCGAGGAGGCCGCGAGGGTGGCCCGCACCCTGGCCGAAGGCCCCACGCTCGCCTACGGGGCCCTCAAGGAGTCCCTCGCCTATGCCGCGGGCCACACCCTGGACGAGGCTCTCGACAAGGAGGACGAGCTCCAGTCGAAGGCGGGGCAGTCCGAGGACCACACGATCGCCGTGCGGGCCTTCATCGCGAAGGAGAAGCCCGAGTACCTCGGGCGCTGA
- a CDS encoding DUF3117 domain-containing protein: protein MAAMKPRTGDGPLEVTKEGRGIVMRVPLEGGGRLVVELTPDEADALGDALKKVVG from the coding sequence ATGGCGGCCATGAAGCCGCGGACGGGCGACGGCCCGCTCGAGGTGACCAAGGAGGGGCGGGGCATCGTCATGCGCGTTCCGCTCGAAGGCGGCGGACGACTTGTCGTCGAACTGACTCCGGACGAGGCCGACGCGCTCGGCGACGCCCTGAAGAAGGTCGTCGGCTGA
- a CDS encoding Mrp/NBP35 family ATP-binding protein, whose translation MATEDAVLEALATVNDPEIQRPITELGMVKSVDIAPDGAVAVTVYLTVSGCPMRETITKNVTDAVAAVEGVTRVDVTLDVMSDDQRKELAAALRGGTAEREVPFAKPGSLTRVYAVASGKGGVGKSSVTVNLAAAMAADGLKVGVVDADIYGHSVPRMLGADGKPTQVENMIMPPSANGVKVISIGMFTPGNAPVVWRGPMLHRALQQFLADVFWGDLDVLLLDLPPGTGDIAISVAQLVPNAEILVVTTPQQAAAEVAERAGSIAVQTHQKIVGVVENMSGLPCPHCDEMVDVFGTGGGQRVAEGLTKTTGATVPVLGSIPIDVRLREGGDEGKPVVLTDPDSPAGSALRAIAGKLGGRQRGLAGMSLGVTPRNKF comes from the coding sequence ATGGCTACGGAAGACGCGGTGCTTGAAGCACTGGCGACGGTGAACGACCCCGAGATCCAGCGACCCATCACCGAGCTGGGGATGGTCAAATCGGTGGACATCGCCCCCGACGGGGCGGTGGCGGTCACCGTGTACCTGACGGTCTCCGGCTGCCCGATGCGCGAGACGATCACCAAGAACGTGACGGACGCGGTCGCGGCCGTCGAAGGCGTCACGCGCGTCGACGTGACGCTCGACGTGATGAGCGACGACCAGCGCAAGGAGCTGGCCGCCGCGCTGCGCGGCGGCACCGCCGAGCGCGAGGTCCCCTTCGCCAAGCCGGGCTCCCTCACCCGCGTCTACGCGGTCGCCTCCGGCAAGGGCGGCGTCGGCAAGTCCTCGGTGACGGTGAACCTGGCGGCCGCGATGGCGGCGGACGGCCTGAAGGTCGGCGTCGTGGACGCGGACATCTACGGCCACTCCGTCCCCCGCATGCTGGGCGCCGACGGCAAGCCCACCCAGGTCGAGAACATGATCATGCCGCCGTCCGCGAACGGCGTGAAGGTCATCTCCATCGGCATGTTCACCCCGGGCAACGCACCGGTCGTGTGGCGAGGACCGATGCTGCACCGCGCCCTCCAGCAGTTCCTCGCCGACGTCTTCTGGGGCGACCTGGACGTGCTGCTCCTGGACCTGCCGCCGGGCACGGGCGACATCGCGATCTCCGTGGCGCAGCTCGTGCCGAACGCCGAGATCCTCGTCGTCACCACGCCCCAGCAGGCCGCGGCCGAGGTCGCCGAGCGCGCGGGCTCCATCGCCGTGCAGACCCACCAGAAGATCGTCGGCGTCGTCGAGAACATGTCCGGGCTGCCCTGCCCGCACTGCGACGAGATGGTCGACGTGTTCGGCACGGGCGGCGGCCAGCGGGTCGCCGAGGGCCTCACGAAGACGACGGGGGCGACGGTCCCCGTCCTCGGCTCCATCCCGATCGACGTCCGCCTGCGCGAGGGCGGCGACGAGGGCAAGCCCGTCGTCCTGACCGACCCGGACTCCCCCGCGGGCTCGGCGCTGCGCGCGATCGCGGGCAAGCTGGGCGGCCGCCAGCGCGGCCTCGCGGGCATGTCGCTCGGGGTCACGCCGCGCAACAAGTTCTGA
- a CDS encoding zf-HC2 domain-containing protein: MGHDARERVLAHLATCPMCKTEADAQRRLKNVFAQAAPPPPTESFLARLQGLPGGGIEPPGDGDGDGFATGSTGSTGLPRSGVFGVSTESFVGYVPSGIHAAVLPSEQRGFRIHDVRRPEPERSAWRGRRFAFAAAGAVSLAAIALGGVTAVAPADVSDSRAGGSGSNSNVTPQRTQGSGPAATSDSTRRRGGGNPLSVQGRRPGVLATPVAPTEVAGPLLPGAPAQPLRQQDPVYALTAPLVGGATAMSPLIRPPSPDRRVAETQESELPGTGGSLGPLGSESFSAATSAPDPGPLKGTSQLR, from the coding sequence TTGGGCCATGACGCGCGCGAGCGCGTCCTCGCACATCTGGCGACCTGTCCGATGTGCAAGACCGAGGCCGACGCCCAGCGTCGCCTGAAGAACGTCTTCGCGCAGGCGGCCCCGCCGCCGCCGACCGAGAGCTTCCTGGCCAGGCTCCAAGGTCTTCCAGGAGGCGGCATCGAGCCCCCCGGGGACGGGGACGGTGACGGATTCGCCACCGGATCGACCGGATCGACGGGACTGCCCCGGTCCGGGGTCTTCGGCGTGAGCACGGAGTCCTTCGTGGGGTACGTGCCGTCCGGCATCCACGCCGCGGTGCTCCCCAGCGAGCAGCGGGGCTTCCGCATCCACGACGTCCGCAGGCCCGAGCCCGAGCGTTCCGCCTGGCGCGGGCGCCGGTTCGCGTTCGCCGCCGCGGGCGCGGTGTCGCTGGCCGCGATAGCGCTGGGCGGTGTCACGGCGGTCGCCCCCGCCGATGTGAGCGACTCCCGCGCGGGCGGCTCCGGCAGCAACAGCAACGTGACTCCGCAGCGCACGCAGGGCTCGGGCCCCGCGGCGACGTCGGACTCCACGCGGCGCCGCGGCGGCGGCAATCCGCTGTCGGTGCAGGGCAGGCGCCCCGGCGTCCTCGCGACGCCCGTCGCGCCGACCGAGGTGGCAGGGCCCTTGCTGCCCGGCGCCCCCGCGCAGCCCCTGCGGCAGCAGGACCCGGTGTACGCGTTGACCGCGCCGCTGGTGGGCGGTGCCACCGCGATGTCCCCGTTGATACGCCCGCCGTCCCCGGACCGCCGGGTCGCCGAGACCCAGGAGTCCGAACTGCCGGGCACGGGCGGCTCCCTGGGGCCCCTGGGTTCCGAGTCGTTCAGTGCCGCCACGTCGGCGCCCGACCCGGGACCGCTGAAGGGAACGTCGCAGCTGCGCTGA
- the sigE gene encoding RNA polymerase sigma factor SigE, giving the protein MVGAPLDTTRADRGGAAASADRGGALRRFLRLAGEPKSVTNTADRFRADDSAQTATFAADADAQAWTPPTWEEIVSTHSGRVYRLAYRLTGNQHDAEDLTQEVFVRVFRSLSTYTPGTFEGWLHRITTNLFLDMVRRKQRIRFDALGDDAAERLPSREPSPQQVFNDTHFDADVQQALDTLAPEFRAAVVLCDIEGLSYEEIAATLGVKLGTVRSRIHRGRSQLRKALQHRSPEARAERRSLAVTGAVVPGGGGATA; this is encoded by the coding sequence ATGGTAGGGGCTCCACTGGACACCACCAGAGCCGATAGGGGAGGTGCGGCTGCGTCCGCGGATCGGGGAGGAGCGCTCCGGCGTTTTCTCAGGTTGGCGGGTGAGCCGAAATCCGTGACCAACACCGCTGACCGATTCCGTGCCGACGACTCCGCTCAGACCGCGACCTTTGCCGCTGACGCGGATGCGCAGGCGTGGACTCCGCCCACCTGGGAGGAGATCGTCAGCACGCACAGCGGCCGCGTATACCGCCTGGCGTATCGCCTGACCGGTAACCAGCACGACGCCGAGGACCTCACGCAAGAGGTCTTCGTCCGTGTCTTCCGGTCCCTTTCGACCTACACGCCCGGCACCTTCGAGGGCTGGCTGCACCGGATCACCACCAACCTCTTCCTGGACATGGTGCGTCGCAAGCAGCGCATCCGCTTCGACGCGCTCGGGGACGACGCGGCCGAGCGGCTGCCCAGCCGCGAGCCGTCGCCCCAGCAGGTCTTCAACGACACGCACTTCGACGCGGACGTCCAGCAGGCGCTCGACACCCTCGCGCCCGAGTTCCGTGCCGCCGTGGTGCTCTGCGACATCGAGGGCCTGTCGTACGAGGAGATCGCCGCGACCCTCGGCGTCAAGCTGGGTACGGTCCGCAGCCGTATCCACCGTGGCCGTTCGCAGCTGCGCAAGGCGCTCCAGCACCGCTCGCCCGAGGCCCGCGCCGAGCGCCGCTCGCTCGCGGTGACGGGGGCCGTGGTGCCGGGAGGAGGGGGCGCGACCGCGTGA
- a CDS encoding S1C family serine protease gives MDEGKPTKAKWWSRPRPEVPGIAPAPQQESQQDRHAPRAAPDPAQPSPPAAGAPHGPIPHAPIPGGPTPPVGTGFDAAPQGPAPERTAPADALPPVPARPAPDAAAPAERPRPLHDPDPYSTPPYGEPGPWAPAPPVQHPVATPAHGTALPPTSPPPHGATPPHGTQAPVPPPYDGSTPPRGGVPRQPYDPWNAPLQQTGSLPPEPPEKQRKRARRVVVVGFVVIALVAGGIGGAIGSYLERNGGVGEIELPQAGTESKDRPKGSVAGIASAALPGVVTLHVSGDSAQGTGTGFVLDAKGHILTNNHVVEPAGTGGEITVTFSGGETAKAEVIGRDSGYDLAVVKVSGVRGLHPLPLGNSENVQVGDPVVAIGAPFDLENTVTSGIISAKERPITAGGEKGDGSDISYVDALQTDAPINPGNSGGPLVDSKARVVGINSAIRSADEGSEQGGGQAGSIGLGFAIPINQGKRVAEELINFGKATHPVIGVTLDTEFTGDGARIADKGRDGGPAVNAGGPGDRAGLKPGDVITEVDGNAVHSSDELIIKVRAHRPKDRLALTVERGGADREVTLVLGSAGGS, from the coding sequence ATGGACGAGGGGAAGCCCACGAAGGCGAAGTGGTGGAGCCGCCCCCGGCCGGAGGTACCGGGCATCGCGCCCGCGCCGCAGCAGGAGTCGCAGCAGGACCGGCACGCACCGCGGGCGGCCCCGGATCCGGCCCAGCCCTCGCCCCCGGCCGCCGGGGCGCCGCACGGCCCGATACCGCACGCTCCGATACCGGGTGGCCCGACGCCGCCCGTGGGCACGGGGTTCGACGCGGCCCCGCAGGGCCCCGCCCCCGAGCGCACGGCACCGGCCGACGCGCTGCCGCCCGTTCCCGCGCGGCCCGCCCCGGACGCCGCCGCGCCCGCCGAGCGGCCGCGCCCCCTGCACGATCCGGACCCGTACAGCACCCCGCCGTACGGCGAACCGGGCCCCTGGGCCCCCGCCCCGCCGGTGCAGCACCCGGTGGCGACCCCGGCCCACGGCACCGCGCTCCCCCCGACCTCACCGCCCCCGCACGGGGCGACCCCGCCGCACGGCACCCAGGCGCCCGTCCCGCCCCCGTACGACGGCTCCACGCCCCCGCGGGGCGGTGTGCCCCGGCAGCCGTACGACCCCTGGAACGCGCCGCTCCAGCAGACCGGTTCGCTGCCCCCCGAGCCGCCGGAGAAGCAGCGCAAGCGGGCGCGGCGGGTGGTGGTGGTCGGGTTCGTGGTGATCGCTCTCGTGGCCGGAGGGATCGGCGGTGCGATCGGGTCGTATCTGGAGCGCAACGGCGGCGTCGGTGAGATCGAGCTTCCGCAGGCGGGCACGGAGTCCAAGGACCGGCCCAAGGGCAGCGTCGCGGGCATCGCGTCCGCGGCCCTGCCCGGCGTCGTGACCCTGCACGTCAGCGGCGACTCGGCGCAGGGCACAGGGACCGGATTCGTCCTGGACGCCAAAGGCCACATCCTGACCAACAACCACGTCGTCGAGCCCGCGGGGACCGGCGGCGAGATCACGGTGACCTTCAGCGGCGGCGAGACCGCCAAGGCCGAGGTCATCGGCCGCGACTCCGGCTACGACCTGGCCGTCGTCAAGGTCTCCGGCGTCCGCGGACTGCACCCCCTGCCCCTCGGGAACTCCGAGAACGTCCAGGTCGGCGACCCCGTCGTAGCGATCGGCGCCCCCTTCGACCTGGAGAACACGGTGACCTCCGGGATCATCAGCGCCAAGGAGCGGCCCATCACCGCGGGCGGCGAGAAGGGCGACGGCAGCGACATCTCGTACGTCGACGCGCTCCAGACGGACGCCCCCATCAACCCGGGCAACTCGGGCGGCCCGCTGGTCGATTCGAAGGCCCGCGTCGTCGGCATCAACAGCGCCATACGCTCCGCCGACGAGGGCTCCGAGCAGGGCGGCGGCCAGGCGGGGTCGATCGGCCTCGGCTTCGCCATCCCCATCAACCAGGGCAAGCGCGTCGCCGAGGAGCTGATCAACTTCGGCAAGGCGACGCACCCGGTGATCGGCGTCACGCTCGACACCGAGTTCACCGGCGACGGCGCCCGCATCGCCGACAAGGGCAGGGACGGCGGCCCCGCCGTCAACGCGGGAGGACCCGGCGACCGGGCGGGTCTCAAGCCCGGCGACGTCATCACCGAGGTGGACGGGAACGCCGTGCACTCCAGCGACGAGCTCATCATCAAGGTCCGCGCGCACCGCCCCAAGGACCGCCTGGCGCTGACCGTCGAGCGCGGCGGCGCGGACCGCGAGGTGACGTTGGTGCTCGGCTCGGCCGGCGGGAGCTGA
- a CDS encoding O-methyltransferase has translation MCGFPAPTDTVTARQPRGQERAITGNRQTSWAFADAFVAEDEALRWARDRARETGLPSVSPGTGAALRMLAATVDAKAVAEIGTGTGVSGIHLLHGMRPDGVLTTVDPEPDRQQFARQAFRAAGFAGNRARFIPGRALDVLPRLADGGYDLVFCDGDRTESLEYLAESLRLLRPGGLVCFEGVFADGRTVDSGPQPVEVLRLRDLLRTVRESAELVPSLVPVGDGLLCVVKR, from the coding sequence ATCTGCGGGTTCCCGGCCCCAACGGATACAGTCACGGCCAGGCAACCACGGGGACAGGAGAGGGCCATTACCGGCAACCGGCAGACGAGCTGGGCGTTCGCCGACGCCTTTGTCGCCGAGGACGAGGCGCTGCGCTGGGCCCGGGACCGGGCCCGGGAGACAGGGCTGCCCTCGGTGTCGCCCGGCACCGGCGCCGCGCTGCGGATGCTCGCCGCCACCGTTGACGCGAAAGCGGTGGCCGAAATCGGTACCGGGACCGGGGTGTCGGGGATCCACCTGCTGCACGGGATGCGGCCCGACGGCGTACTGACCACGGTCGATCCCGAGCCGGACCGCCAGCAGTTCGCCCGCCAGGCCTTCCGGGCGGCCGGGTTCGCCGGGAACCGGGCGCGGTTCATCCCGGGGCGCGCGCTGGACGTCCTGCCCCGCCTCGCCGACGGCGGCTACGACCTCGTCTTCTGCGACGGCGACCGCACGGAGTCCCTCGAATACCTCGCTGAATCGTTGCGCCTGCTGCGGCCCGGTGGGCTCGTCTGCTTCGAGGGCGTCTTCGCGGACGGCAGGACGGTGGACTCGGGGCCGCAGCCGGTGGAGGTGCTTCGGCTTCGGGATCTTTTGCGGACGGTGCGGGAGAGTGCGGAGCTGGTGCCGTCGTTGGTGCCGGTGGGGGATGGGCTTCTCTGTGTCGTCAAACGGTGA